In a genomic window of Streptomyces sp. SJL17-4:
- a CDS encoding SDR family oxidoreductase codes for MSDASRHEQPGPAPLCLVTGAGGYIGGRLVPALLEAGFRVRCLARTPAKLRDHPWAGEVEIVRGDVTDAETLAPAFRDVDVAYYLVHALGAGRGFERTDRTAALTFAGQARAAGVGRIVYLGGLTPRGVPDRELSPHLRSRAEVGRILLESGVPTTVLRAAVIIGSGSASFEMLRYLTERLPVMVTPSWVRTRIQPIAVRDVLRYLVGSARMPAEVSRAFDIGGPDILTYRGMMRRYAAVAGLPRRLIVPVPVLTPRLSSHWIGLVTPVPRSIARPLAESLRHEVVCDEHDIADWVTDPPDAPLAFDRALALALRRVREARTTTRWSSASVPGAPSDPLPTDPDWAGGSLYTDERELTVDASPQALWRVVEGIGGENGWYSFPLAWAVRGRLDRLVGGVGLRRGRRDALRLRAGDSLDFWRVEEIERGRLLRLRAEMRLPGLAWLEMYAERDGSGATRYRQRALFHPHGLAGHAYWWSVAPFHAVVFGGMARNIALTAEASEAEGTTGRPEPTGSAASERGAP; via the coding sequence ATGAGCGACGCCTCAAGGCACGAGCAACCGGGACCGGCACCGCTGTGCCTGGTCACCGGCGCCGGCGGCTACATCGGCGGCCGCCTCGTCCCCGCACTCCTGGAGGCCGGTTTCCGGGTGCGGTGCCTGGCCCGCACCCCCGCGAAACTGCGCGACCACCCCTGGGCCGGGGAGGTGGAGATCGTCCGGGGCGACGTCACCGACGCCGAGACCCTCGCTCCCGCCTTCCGCGACGTCGACGTCGCGTACTACCTGGTGCACGCCCTGGGCGCCGGGCGCGGCTTCGAGCGCACCGACCGCACGGCGGCCCTGACCTTCGCCGGACAGGCCCGCGCCGCCGGTGTCGGCCGCATCGTCTACCTCGGCGGCCTCACCCCTCGCGGCGTCCCCGACCGGGAGCTCTCGCCGCACCTCCGCTCACGCGCCGAGGTCGGCCGCATCCTCCTGGAGTCCGGGGTCCCCACCACGGTCCTCCGCGCAGCCGTCATCATCGGATCCGGCTCGGCCTCGTTCGAGATGCTCCGGTACCTCACCGAACGCCTGCCCGTGATGGTCACCCCGAGCTGGGTCCGCACCCGGATCCAGCCGATCGCCGTCCGGGACGTCCTGCGCTACCTGGTCGGCAGCGCGCGCATGCCCGCGGAGGTCAGCCGGGCCTTCGACATCGGCGGCCCCGACATCCTCACGTACCGCGGCATGATGCGCCGCTACGCCGCCGTCGCCGGGCTGCCGCGGCGGCTCATCGTCCCCGTGCCGGTCCTCACCCCCCGGCTGTCCAGCCACTGGATCGGACTGGTCACCCCGGTGCCCCGGTCGATCGCCCGCCCGCTCGCGGAGTCGCTCCGGCACGAAGTGGTCTGCGACGAGCACGACATCGCCGACTGGGTGACGGACCCGCCCGACGCCCCTCTCGCCTTCGACCGGGCGCTCGCCCTCGCCCTCCGGCGGGTTCGCGAGGCCAGGACCACCACCCGCTGGTCCTCGGCGTCCGTGCCCGGCGCGCCGAGCGATCCCTTGCCGACCGACCCCGACTGGGCGGGCGGCAGCCTCTACACCGACGAGCGCGAACTCACCGTCGATGCGTCACCGCAGGCGCTGTGGCGGGTCGTGGAGGGCATCGGAGGGGAGAACGGCTGGTACTCCTTCCCCCTCGCCTGGGCCGTCCGCGGCCGGCTCGACCGGCTCGTCGGCGGCGTCGGTCTGCGCCGGGGCCGGCGCGACGCCCTGCGCCTGAGAGCCGGGGACTCGCTGGACTTCTGGCGGGTGGAGGAGATCGAACGGGGCAGACTTCTGCGGTTGCGCGCCGAGATGCGACTCCCCGGCCTCGCCTGGCTGGAGATGTACGCCGAGCGGGACGGAAGCGGGGCGACCCGCTACCGCCAGCGGGCCCTGTTCCACCCCCACGGCCTGGCCGGCCACGCCTACTGGTGGAGCGTCGCGCCGTTCCACGCCGTGGTCTTCGGCGGCATGGCCCGCAACATCGCGCTGACGGCGGAGGCGAGCGAGGCGGAGGGGACGACCGGGCGACCCGAGCCCACGGGGAGTGCCGCCTCGGAGCGTGGTGCTCCGTAG
- a CDS encoding MarR family winged helix-turn-helix transcriptional regulator has translation MASTEEPETGGTAHGRAPGDAQSFARALRRTNGEINRLVHGFALAQGLHPTDVQALSVVLDSPEPLTPGRLREHLGLTSGAVTACLDRLERAGHIRRSRESADRRVVHVHYVEGAKAAARSYFMPLAQAAERARLRFDAEELAAAVRFLDALNEELGDLHVPRR, from the coding sequence GTGGCCAGTACAGAAGAACCCGAGACCGGTGGGACCGCGCACGGGCGCGCGCCGGGTGATGCGCAGAGCTTCGCCCGCGCGCTGCGGCGGACGAACGGTGAGATCAATCGGCTGGTCCATGGTTTCGCGCTCGCGCAGGGGCTGCATCCCACGGACGTGCAGGCGCTCTCGGTCGTCCTGGACAGCCCGGAGCCGCTGACGCCGGGTCGGCTGAGGGAGCACCTGGGATTGACCTCGGGGGCGGTCACGGCCTGTCTCGACCGGCTCGAACGGGCCGGGCACATCCGCCGCTCCCGGGAGAGCGCCGATCGCAGGGTCGTCCATGTGCACTACGTGGAGGGGGCGAAGGCCGCCGCACGCAGCTACTTCATGCCGCTGGCGCAGGCGGCGGAGCGGGCCCGGCTCCGGTTCGACGCGGAGGAGCTCGCCGCGGCCGTGCGCTTCCTCGACGCGCTGAACGAGGAACTCGGCGACCTGCACGTGCCCCGCCGCTGA
- a CDS encoding MMPL family transporter — MPRPPRWAARLLPLVLLVLWLAVGGGLGPYAGKLGEVATNDQAAFLPRSAESTRVIEAQRAFRQDGTLPALVVWTSPGGGPVGPETRSAATRALATLTGRPGVVGTPTPALPSEDGEALRGVVQLRPDLGEELTPTLGAIDRAASTVPGTTVWLAGPAATQADLSDAFAGIDGLLLAVALVTVLLILLLVYRSVLLPLIIIVGAVLALALACAVVYVLADHDVVRVDGQVQGILSILVIGAATDYALLLAARYREELARRDGERVPAMRAALRRSAGPVTASAATVALGLLALLFSDLTNNRALGPVGAIGIVCAVLSTLTFLPAVLVLLGRAAYWPARPRPSESGSGGHGIWRRVAALVDRAPRKVWAVTLAGLLACAAFAPVLESKGVPLDEIFVNDAPSVAAQETLGRHFPGGAGNPAVVIADAAAAARVTSVAERVEGVDSAVAVTASGRPGAGAPLVVDGRVRIDVTLTDAADSDAAEAAVVRLRASVHAVPGADAVVGGYTAQRYDTRRTAERDRRLIVPVVLAVILAILVGLLRSVLMPLLLVATVALNFLATLGVSALVFRHVFGFSGADSSVPLYGFVFLVALGVDYNIFLMSRVREESLTHGVREGVLRGLTATGGVITSAGVVLAATFAALGVIPLAFLVQIAFIVAFGVLLDTLVVRSLLVPALVRDLGPVAWWPGALSRGTTGPVGVASPERGASPKNASAP; from the coding sequence ATGCCCCGCCCCCCTCGATGGGCCGCCCGCCTGCTGCCCCTCGTCCTGCTCGTCCTCTGGCTCGCCGTCGGCGGCGGCCTCGGCCCGTACGCGGGAAAGCTCGGGGAGGTGGCCACCAACGACCAGGCCGCCTTCCTCCCCCGCAGTGCCGAGTCCACCCGGGTGATCGAGGCCCAGCGGGCCTTCCGTCAGGACGGGACGCTCCCCGCGCTCGTCGTCTGGACCTCACCGGGCGGCGGACCCGTCGGCCCGGAGACACGGTCCGCGGCCACGCGCGCGCTGGCCACGCTCACCGGGCGACCGGGGGTCGTCGGCACCCCGACGCCGGCGCTCCCGTCCGAGGACGGGGAGGCGCTGCGCGGCGTCGTGCAGCTCCGCCCCGACCTCGGCGAGGAGCTGACGCCCACGCTCGGGGCGATCGACCGGGCGGCCTCCACCGTGCCCGGGACCACCGTGTGGCTCGCCGGGCCCGCCGCCACCCAGGCCGATCTGTCGGACGCCTTCGCCGGCATCGACGGACTGCTGCTCGCGGTCGCCCTGGTCACGGTGCTGCTCATCCTGCTGCTCGTGTACCGCAGCGTGCTGCTGCCCCTGATCATCATCGTCGGCGCGGTGCTCGCGCTCGCCCTGGCCTGCGCCGTGGTGTACGTGCTCGCCGACCACGACGTCGTCCGGGTCGACGGACAGGTCCAGGGCATCCTGTCGATCCTGGTCATCGGCGCCGCCACCGACTACGCACTGCTGCTCGCCGCCCGCTACCGCGAGGAACTCGCCCGACGCGACGGAGAGCGCGTCCCGGCCATGCGCGCGGCGCTGCGCCGGTCCGCCGGTCCCGTCACGGCGAGCGCGGCCACCGTGGCGCTCGGCCTGCTGGCCCTGCTGTTCAGTGATCTGACGAACAACCGGGCCCTCGGCCCGGTGGGCGCCATCGGCATCGTCTGCGCCGTGCTGAGCACGCTGACCTTCCTCCCCGCCGTCCTGGTCCTGCTCGGCCGCGCCGCGTACTGGCCCGCCCGCCCCCGCCCGTCCGAGTCCGGAAGCGGCGGCCACGGGATCTGGCGCCGCGTGGCCGCTCTGGTGGACCGGGCTCCCCGCAAGGTGTGGGCGGTGACGCTCGCCGGGCTGCTCGCCTGCGCCGCCTTCGCGCCGGTCCTGGAGTCCAAGGGTGTTCCGCTCGACGAGATCTTCGTCAACGACGCCCCCTCCGTCGCCGCCCAGGAGACCCTCGGCCGGCACTTTCCCGGTGGGGCCGGCAACCCGGCGGTCGTGATCGCCGACGCGGCCGCGGCGGCCCGGGTGACCTCAGTGGCCGAGCGGGTCGAAGGGGTGGACTCGGCCGTGGCTGTCACCGCCTCCGGCCGACCCGGGGCCGGAGCACCGCTGGTCGTCGACGGACGGGTCCGGATCGACGTCACCCTGACCGACGCCGCCGACAGCGACGCGGCCGAGGCGGCGGTCGTACGGCTCCGCGCCTCCGTGCACGCGGTGCCGGGGGCGGACGCCGTCGTCGGCGGGTACACGGCTCAGCGGTACGACACCCGGCGGACCGCCGAGCGCGACCGGAGGCTGATCGTGCCGGTGGTGCTCGCCGTCATCCTGGCCATCCTGGTGGGCCTCCTCCGCTCCGTCCTGATGCCGCTGCTGCTCGTGGCCACGGTGGCTCTGAACTTCCTCGCCACCCTCGGGGTCTCGGCCCTGGTCTTCCGTCACGTGTTCGGCTTCAGCGGCGCGGACTCCTCGGTCCCGCTCTACGGATTCGTGTTCCTGGTCGCGCTGGGCGTCGACTACAACATCTTCCTGATGTCCCGGGTGCGGGAGGAGTCGTTGACGCACGGGGTCCGCGAGGGCGTCCTGCGCGGGCTGACCGCGACCGGCGGCGTCATCACGTCCGCCGGTGTGGTGCTGGCCGCCACGTTCGCGGCGCTGGGCGTCATTCCGCTCGCCTTCCTGGTGCAGATCGCCTTCATCGTCGCGTTCGGCGTCCTCCTGGACACGCTCGTCGTCCGCTCGCTGCTCGTACCCGCTCTCGTAAGGGACCTCGGCCCCGTCGCGTGGTGGCCGGGCGCACTGAGCCGGGGCACGACGGGGCCGGTGGGCGTTGCCTCCCCGGAGCGTGGTGCCTCTCCGAAGAACGCCTCCGCTCCTTAG
- a CDS encoding amino acid ABC transporter permease: MKTKPTVLYDVPGPRARRRNLLWTLLFVVALAAVVWWVVASLADKNQLEWSKWAPFFTDARVWETYILPALKNTVIAAGLAMVIALPLGALLGISRLSDHRAVRGVAGTVVEFFRAIPVLILMLFANAAYSEFTDISPETRPLYAVVTGLVLYNASVLAEVVRAGILALPAGQTDAAKAIGMRKGQTMTYVLLPQSVTAMLPALVSQLVVIVKDTALGGAMLGFSELLASVRPMSANYGANTIACFTVVAVLFVILNFALTTFASWLEGRLRRGKRSTGAVVGAGAVEELATPGEHMGPTDESK; the protein is encoded by the coding sequence GTGAAGACCAAGCCCACCGTCCTCTACGACGTCCCCGGCCCCCGCGCCCGGCGCCGCAACCTCCTCTGGACGCTGCTCTTCGTCGTCGCGCTCGCCGCCGTCGTGTGGTGGGTCGTGGCGAGCCTCGCCGACAAGAACCAGCTCGAATGGTCCAAGTGGGCCCCGTTCTTCACCGATGCCCGGGTCTGGGAGACGTACATCCTCCCCGCCCTCAAGAACACCGTGATCGCCGCCGGACTCGCCATGGTGATCGCCCTGCCGCTCGGCGCCCTCCTCGGCATCTCCCGCCTCTCCGACCACCGGGCCGTACGCGGAGTGGCGGGCACCGTCGTCGAGTTCTTCCGCGCCATCCCCGTTCTGATCCTCATGCTCTTCGCCAACGCGGCCTACTCCGAGTTCACCGACATCAGCCCGGAGACCCGCCCGCTGTACGCCGTCGTCACCGGCCTCGTCCTCTACAACGCCTCCGTACTCGCCGAGGTCGTCCGCGCCGGCATCCTCGCCCTCCCCGCGGGCCAGACCGACGCGGCGAAGGCCATCGGCATGCGCAAGGGCCAGACCATGACGTACGTGCTCCTCCCGCAGTCGGTCACGGCCATGCTCCCCGCGCTGGTCAGCCAGCTCGTCGTCATCGTCAAGGACACCGCGCTCGGCGGCGCGATGCTCGGCTTCTCCGAACTCCTCGCCTCCGTCCGCCCGATGAGCGCCAACTACGGGGCCAACACGATCGCCTGCTTCACCGTCGTCGCCGTGCTCTTCGTCATCCTCAACTTCGCGCTCACCACCTTCGCCTCCTGGCTCGAAGGGCGGCTGCGGCGCGGCAAGAGGTCCACGGGTGCGGTCGTCGGAGCTGGGGCCGTGGAGGAACTGGCCACGCCGGGCGAACACATGGGTCCGACCGACGAGTCCAAGTGA
- a CDS encoding amino acid ABC transporter permease has translation MFDFLQGYDLLGAFWVTVQLTVYSAIGSLVWGTLLAAMRVSPVPLMRGFGTVYVNVVRNIPLTVIIVFTSLGLFQTLGVSMGADRFTTINFRLAVLGLIAYTSAFVCEALRSGINTVPLGQVEAARAIGLSFPQILRIIVLPQAFRSVVGPLANVLIALTKNTTVAAAIGVAEAALLMREMIENEAQLILISAIFALGFICLTLPTGLFLGWVAKKVAVKR, from the coding sequence GTGTTCGACTTCCTCCAGGGGTACGACCTGCTCGGAGCCTTCTGGGTGACGGTGCAGCTCACCGTCTACTCGGCGATCGGCTCCCTCGTCTGGGGGACGCTGCTGGCGGCGATGCGCGTCAGCCCCGTCCCCCTCATGCGGGGCTTCGGCACCGTCTACGTCAACGTCGTCCGCAACATCCCCCTCACCGTCATCATCGTCTTCACCTCGCTCGGCCTCTTCCAGACGCTCGGCGTCAGCATGGGCGCCGACCGGTTCACCACGATCAACTTCCGGCTCGCCGTCCTCGGCCTCATCGCGTACACCAGCGCCTTCGTCTGCGAGGCGCTGCGCTCCGGCATCAACACCGTCCCCCTCGGCCAGGTCGAGGCCGCCCGCGCCATCGGACTCAGCTTCCCCCAGATCCTGCGCATCATCGTGCTCCCGCAGGCCTTCCGCTCCGTCGTCGGCCCCCTCGCCAACGTCCTCATCGCCCTCACCAAGAACACCACCGTGGCCGCCGCGATCGGGGTCGCCGAAGCCGCCCTGCTGATGCGGGAGATGATCGAGAACGAGGCCCAGCTCATCCTCATCTCTGCGATCTTCGCCCTCGGCTTCATCTGTCTGACCCTGCCCACCGGCCTGTTCCTCGGCTGGGTGGCCAAGAAGGTGGCGGTGAAACGGTGA